One genomic segment of Cyanobacterium stanieri LEGE 03274 includes these proteins:
- a CDS encoding form I ribulose bisphosphate carboxylase large subunit, with the protein MAQAGFKAGVQDYRLTYYTPDYTPKDTDLLACFRMTPQPGVPPEECAAAVAAESSTGTWTTVWTDGLTDLDRYKGRCYNVEPVPGEDNQYFCFVAYPLDLFEEGSVTNVLTSLVGNVFGFKALRALRLEDIRFPVALIKTYQGPPHGITVERDLLNKYGRPLLGCTIKPKLGLSAKNYGRAVYECLRGGLDFTKDDENINSQPFMRWRDRFLFVQEAIEKAQAETNEIKGHYLNVTAGTCEEMMKRAEFAKEIGTPIIMHDFLTGGFTANTTLAKWCRDNGVLLHIHRAMHAVIDRQKNHGIHFRVLAKCLRLSGGDHLHSGTVVGKLEGDRAGTLGFVDLMREDYVEEDRSRGVFFTQDYASLPGTMPVASGGIHVWHMPALVEIFGDDSCLQFGGGTLGHPWGNAPGATANRVALEACVQARNEGRSLAREGNDVIREACRWSPELAAACELWKEIKFEFDTVDTL; encoded by the coding sequence ATGGCACAAGCTGGATTTAAAGCTGGTGTTCAGGACTATCGTTTAACTTACTATACCCCTGATTACACCCCTAAAGATACCGATTTATTAGCCTGTTTTAGAATGACTCCCCAACCAGGAGTTCCCCCCGAAGAATGTGCGGCTGCGGTAGCAGCGGAATCTTCCACTGGTACTTGGACCACCGTATGGACTGACGGCTTAACCGACTTGGATCGTTACAAAGGTCGTTGCTACAATGTTGAGCCCGTACCTGGTGAAGATAATCAATACTTCTGTTTCGTTGCTTATCCTTTAGATCTTTTTGAAGAAGGTTCTGTAACCAACGTATTAACCTCTTTGGTTGGTAACGTATTCGGATTCAAAGCTCTTCGTGCTTTACGTTTAGAAGACATCCGTTTCCCCGTTGCTTTAATTAAAACCTACCAAGGTCCTCCTCACGGTATCACCGTAGAGCGTGACTTATTAAACAAATATGGTCGTCCTCTCTTAGGTTGTACCATTAAGCCTAAATTAGGTTTATCTGCTAAAAACTATGGTCGTGCGGTTTATGAATGTCTCCGTGGTGGTTTAGACTTCACCAAAGATGACGAAAACATCAACTCTCAGCCTTTCATGCGTTGGAGAGATCGTTTCTTATTCGTTCAAGAGGCGATCGAAAAAGCTCAAGCTGAAACCAACGAAATCAAAGGTCACTACCTCAACGTTACTGCTGGTACTTGTGAAGAGATGATGAAACGTGCTGAATTCGCTAAAGAAATCGGTACTCCTATCATCATGCACGACTTCTTAACTGGTGGTTTCACCGCAAACACCACCCTTGCTAAATGGTGTCGTGACAATGGCGTATTATTACACATCCACCGTGCGATGCACGCTGTAATCGACCGTCAGAAAAACCATGGTATCCACTTCCGTGTTTTAGCTAAGTGTCTCCGTCTTTCTGGTGGTGACCACTTACACTCTGGTACTGTTGTAGGTAAATTAGAGGGCGATCGCGCTGGTACTTTAGGTTTCGTTGACTTAATGCGCGAAGACTATGTAGAAGAAGATCGTTCTCGTGGTGTATTCTTCACCCAAGACTACGCATCTTTACCCGGAACCATGCCTGTGGCTTCTGGTGGTATCCACGTATGGCATATGCCCGCCCTCGTTGAAATCTTCGGCGATGATTCTTGTTTACAGTTCGGTGGTGGTACCTTAGGACACCCTTGGGGTAACGCACCTGGTGCAACCGCTAACCGTGTAGCCTTAGAAGCCTGTGTTCAAGCCCGTAACGAAGGTCGTTCTCTCGCCCGTGAAGGTAATGACGTAATCCGTGAGGCTTGTCGTTGGAGTCCTGAACTTGCTGCGGCTTGTGAACTCTGGAAAGAAATCAAGTTCGAGTTTGACACCGTTGACACTCTCTAA